The Deinococcus arcticus genome has a window encoding:
- a CDS encoding DinB family protein, whose protein sequence is MNRSAIYARNFESHRAALLDLYGQLPEDQGHFAAWDGGLSFIGQADHLSGSAGRLLSMIQGQAPGALPEASQSLTEARERLQQSMDAASQAMSAMSDEDLSRRVPAFGGREMPVAALLDAIIAHEAHHKGQVWVMARMVGVKPPMFVRMG, encoded by the coding sequence ATGAACCGCAGCGCCATTTACGCCCGCAATTTTGAAAGCCACCGCGCCGCCCTGCTGGACCTGTATGGCCAGTTGCCCGAAGATCAGGGCCACTTTGCGGCCTGGGACGGCGGCCTGAGCTTCATTGGGCAGGCCGACCACCTGTCGGGCAGCGCGGGCCGCCTGCTGAGCATGATTCAGGGTCAGGCGCCGGGCGCCCTGCCCGAGGCCAGCCAGAGCCTGACCGAGGCCCGCGAGCGCCTGCAGCAGAGCATGGACGCCGCCAGCCAGGCCATGAGCGCCATGTCGGACGAAGACCTGTCGCGCCGCGTGCCCGCCTTCGGTGGCCGTGAAATGCCCGTGGCCGCGCTGCTGGACGCCATCATTGCCCACGAAGCCCACCACAAGGGCCAGGTGTGGGTCATGGCGCGCATGGTGGGCGTCAAGCCGCCGATGTTCGTGCGGATGGGCTAA
- the mscL gene encoding large conductance mechanosensitive channel protein MscL produces MLSGFQKFILRGNVVDLAVGVVIGAAFTGVVTAFSGSFINPLIKAITGGGPKVGGTFTLNGAVFDYGAFLTAVLNLLIVAAVLYFLVVTPLNRLTERFKREEKPAVAEPSNEEKLLAEIRDALKNRPL; encoded by the coding sequence ATGCTGAGCGGCTTTCAGAAATTCATTCTTCGGGGCAATGTGGTGGATCTGGCGGTCGGTGTGGTCATCGGCGCGGCGTTTACGGGTGTGGTCACCGCCTTTTCGGGCAGCTTCATCAACCCGCTGATCAAGGCCATCACGGGCGGCGGCCCGAAGGTCGGGGGCACCTTTACGCTGAATGGAGCGGTGTTCGACTACGGCGCCTTTCTGACGGCCGTGCTGAACCTGCTGATCGTGGCGGCCGTGCTGTACTTTCTGGTGGTCACGCCGCTTAACCGCCTGACCGAGCGCTTCAAGCGGGAAGAAAAGCCCGCCGTGGCCGAGCCCAGCAACGAGGAAAAGCTGCTGGCCGAGATCCGGGACGCCCTAAAAAACCGCCCGTTGTAG
- a CDS encoding DUF512 domain-containing protein, with translation MQEQLFPAPIKSVEKGSAAERAGVRPGDVLLRVNGQAVTDVLAYRHLLSQGAATLEIARPKEAPRVMTGVPGTAQDHHRLMLPTPPSLDDTFTFTVEWEDPGLDFEEVLFDGIKKCANKCDFCYVHQMPRGFRKSLYIMDDDYRLSFLYGSFVTLTNLTEGDINRILDENLSPLYVSVHTANQDLRQDLMKWWKLKVKDPQAVQIRGMIERLESIDLYTQIVLVPGRNDREHLDDTVEYLSSRPNVISAAVVPIGLTGHRTNLPDVRTFSREEAQDTLARLNVWRRQFLQERGTRFVFPSDELYLLAGESLPTEEEYEGFPMLENGVGMIRDFLTEGLPELPAALPQPTRVILGTGTLFAESLDRAVEPLRAIGGLMLEVRAVENKTFGKVTTVAGLLTGRCFRHAVKPGEADLLIVPPTTLRYGTELMLDDVSLGELRAELKMDVRAGGATLGELARVILQGAQSSGHQWGMSAHAVKDTAQA, from the coding sequence ATGCAGGAGCAGCTTTTTCCTGCGCCGATTAAAAGTGTAGAGAAGGGCAGCGCCGCCGAGCGCGCGGGTGTGCGGCCCGGTGACGTGCTGTTGCGGGTCAATGGTCAGGCCGTGACCGATGTGCTGGCCTACCGCCACCTGCTCTCGCAGGGCGCAGCCACGCTGGAAATCGCCCGGCCCAAAGAGGCCCCGCGCGTCATGACTGGCGTGCCCGGCACGGCCCAGGACCACCACCGCCTGATGCTGCCCACGCCCCCCAGTCTGGACGACACCTTTACCTTCACGGTGGAGTGGGAAGACCCGGGCCTGGACTTTGAAGAGGTGCTGTTTGACGGCATTAAGAAGTGCGCCAACAAGTGCGACTTCTGCTACGTGCACCAGATGCCGCGCGGCTTTCGCAAGAGCCTGTACATCATGGACGACGATTACCGGCTATCGTTCCTGTACGGCTCGTTCGTCACGCTGACCAACCTGACCGAAGGCGACATTAACCGCATTCTGGACGAGAACCTCTCGCCGCTGTACGTGTCGGTGCACACGGCGAACCAGGACCTGCGCCAGGACCTGATGAAGTGGTGGAAGCTGAAGGTGAAAGACCCCCAGGCGGTACAGATTCGCGGCATGATCGAGCGCCTGGAAAGCATTGATCTGTACACCCAGATTGTGCTGGTGCCCGGGCGCAACGACCGCGAGCATCTGGACGACACCGTGGAATACCTGAGCAGCCGCCCCAACGTGATCAGCGCGGCGGTGGTGCCCATTGGCCTGACCGGGCACCGCACCAATCTGCCGGATGTGCGCACCTTCTCGCGCGAGGAAGCGCAGGACACCCTGGCGCGGCTGAACGTGTGGCGGCGGCAGTTCCTGCAGGAGCGCGGCACCCGCTTCGTCTTTCCCAGCGACGAACTGTACCTGCTGGCCGGGGAAAGTCTGCCCACCGAAGAAGAGTACGAGGGCTTTCCCATGCTGGAAAACGGCGTGGGCATGATCCGCGACTTCCTGACCGAGGGCCTGCCCGAACTGCCCGCCGCGCTGCCGCAGCCCACGCGGGTCATTCTGGGCACTGGCACCCTGTTTGCCGAGTCGCTGGACCGCGCCGTCGAGCCGCTGCGCGCCATTGGGGGCCTGATGCTGGAGGTGCGCGCCGTGGAAAACAAGACTTTCGGCAAGGTCACCACGGTGGCGGGCCTGCTGACCGGGCGCTGCTTCCGGCACGCCGTCAAACCGGGCGAGGCTGACCTGCTGATCGTGCCGCCCACCACGCTGCGCTACGGCACCGAACTGATGCTGGACGACGTAAGCCTGGGTGAACTGCGCGCCGAGCTGAAAATGGACGTTCGGGCGGGCGGCGCCACCCTGGGCGAACTGGCCCGCGTCATCCTGCAAGGTGCCCAGAGCAGTGGCCACCAGTGGGGCATGAGCGCCCACGCCGTCAAGGACACGGCGCAGGCGTAA
- the ribH gene encoding 6,7-dimethyl-8-ribityllumazine synthase produces MNRIEATLLATDLKFAVVSTRWNHLIVDRLVEGAELAFVQHGGKTEHLDHYLAPGSYEVPLVARKLAQSGKYDAVVCLGAVIRGDTDHYDFVAGGAASGILNTSLDTGVPVAFGVLTTDTVEQALNRAGIKAGNKGAEAVLAMIETVNLLRQIG; encoded by the coding sequence ATGAACCGAATTGAAGCCACCCTCCTCGCCACCGACCTGAAATTCGCCGTTGTCAGCACCCGCTGGAACCACCTGATTGTGGACCGGCTGGTGGAAGGCGCTGAACTGGCCTTTGTGCAGCACGGCGGCAAGACTGAGCATCTGGACCATTACCTCGCCCCCGGCAGTTACGAGGTGCCCCTGGTGGCCCGCAAGCTGGCGCAATCCGGCAAATACGACGCAGTGGTCTGCCTTGGCGCCGTCATCAGGGGCGACACCGACCACTACGACTTCGTGGCGGGCGGCGCGGCCAGCGGCATTCTGAACACCAGCCTGGACACGGGCGTGCCGGTGGCTTTTGGCGTGCTGACCACCGACACGGTGGAGCAGGCCCTCAACCGCGCCGGCATCAAGGCCGGCAACAAGGGCGCCGAGGCCGTGCTGGCCATGATTGAGACGGTGAATCTGCTGCGGCAGATAGGGTAA
- the ribA gene encoding GTP cyclohydrolase II → MTLALIPELLAELRAGRPVILVDDEGRENEGDLLMPAATATPEWINFMAREGRGLICVTLPPDRARALELTPMVGSSTDPNGTAFTVSVDHVSNSTGISAYDRAATVAALLDEGAQPADFRRPGHIFPLVARPGGVLRRAGHTEAGCDLARLAGFPPLGVICEIMGDDGEMSRLPDLLTYGQKHGLKVGSIEALIAYRLEHDPFMRLVAEARLPTAYGEFRLVGFEDSLSGAEHVALVMGEVGPAPLLVRVHSECLTGDGFHSLRCDCGPQRDAAMRAIAQEGRGVLVYLRQEGRGIGLLNKIRAYGLQDGGADTVEANLQLGFPADARDFGIGAQMLHLLGARQLRVLTNNPRKLHALGGFGLNVVERVPLHVGQSVHNTAYLQTKRAKLGHLAADGEWQMADGAEQMANG, encoded by the coding sequence ATGACCCTTGCCCTCATTCCCGAACTGCTGGCCGAGCTGCGCGCCGGGCGCCCCGTGATTCTGGTGGACGACGAGGGCCGCGAGAACGAGGGCGACCTGCTGATGCCCGCCGCCACTGCCACGCCCGAATGGATCAACTTCATGGCCCGCGAGGGCCGGGGGCTGATCTGCGTAACCCTTCCCCCGGACCGGGCCCGCGCTCTAGAGCTGACGCCCATGGTGGGCAGCAGCACCGACCCCAACGGCACGGCGTTTACCGTCAGCGTGGACCACGTCAGCAATTCCACCGGCATCAGCGCCTATGACCGCGCCGCGACGGTGGCGGCCCTGCTGGATGAGGGCGCGCAGCCCGCCGATTTTCGCCGCCCAGGGCACATCTTTCCCCTGGTGGCCCGCCCCGGTGGGGTGCTGCGCCGCGCCGGGCACACCGAGGCGGGCTGTGACCTGGCGCGCCTGGCCGGGTTTCCTCCGCTGGGCGTCATCTGCGAGATCATGGGCGACGACGGCGAGATGAGCCGCCTGCCCGACCTGCTGACTTACGGCCAGAAACACGGCCTGAAGGTGGGCAGCATTGAGGCGCTGATCGCCTACCGTCTGGAACACGACCCGTTTATGCGTCTGGTGGCCGAGGCGAGGTTGCCCACCGCGTACGGCGAGTTTCGTCTGGTGGGCTTCGAGGATTCGCTCAGCGGTGCCGAGCACGTGGCCCTGGTGATGGGCGAGGTCGGCCCGGCGCCGCTGCTTGTCCGGGTGCACAGCGAATGCCTGACTGGCGACGGCTTTCACTCGCTGCGCTGCGACTGCGGCCCGCAGCGCGACGCTGCCATGCGGGCCATCGCCCAGGAAGGCCGGGGCGTGCTGGTGTACCTGCGCCAGGAGGGCCGGGGCATTGGCCTGCTGAACAAGATTCGTGCCTACGGGCTGCAGGACGGCGGCGCCGACACCGTGGAAGCCAACCTGCAACTGGGTTTTCCCGCCGACGCCCGTGACTTTGGGATTGGCGCCCAGATGCTGCACCTGCTGGGCGCCCGGCAGCTGCGGGTTCTGACCAACAACCCCCGCAAGCTGCATGCCCTGGGCGGCTTTGGCCTGAACGTTGTGGAGCGCGTGCCCCTGCATGTGGGCCAGAGCGTGCACAACACGGCGTATTTGCAGACCAAACGGGCGAAGCTGGGGCATCTGGCGGCCGATGGCGAATGGCAGATGGCCGATGGCGCAGAGCAGATGGCAAATGGCTGA
- a CDS encoding riboflavin synthase, whose translation MFTGIIEQVGRIARTEDHSGHLTVTIQPARMWPELHLGESIAVGGACLTVTSWDAAGFTVDLSRETLAKTAPHWGEGAHVNLERAMTAGARFGGHIVSGHVDGVAEVRRVDAQPGAYTMTLRAPPHLARYLVPKGSVTADGVSLTVVDVGGPAGSRADLRADEFTLWLVPHTLEVTTLHTWTPGTRVNLEADQLAKYVERLLAFGGSKGQRAGGSKKDPLRPLDSSTLDGAQP comes from the coding sequence ATGTTTACCGGCATTATTGAACAGGTGGGGCGCATTGCCCGCACCGAAGACCACAGCGGCCACCTGACCGTCACCATCCAGCCTGCCCGGATGTGGCCTGAGCTGCACCTGGGCGAGAGCATCGCCGTGGGCGGTGCCTGTCTGACCGTCACGAGCTGGGACGCGGCGGGCTTTACCGTGGACCTCAGCCGCGAAACGCTGGCGAAAACGGCGCCGCACTGGGGGGAGGGCGCCCACGTGAACCTGGAACGCGCCATGACTGCTGGGGCGCGCTTTGGCGGCCACATCGTCAGCGGGCATGTAGACGGCGTGGCCGAGGTGCGGCGCGTGGACGCCCAGCCCGGCGCCTACACCATGACCCTGCGCGCGCCGCCCCACCTCGCCCGCTATCTGGTGCCCAAGGGCAGCGTGACTGCTGACGGCGTGAGCCTCACCGTGGTGGACGTGGGTGGCCCAGCCGGCAGCCGCGCCGACCTGCGCGCTGACGAATTCACCCTCTGGCTGGTGCCCCACACGCTGGAGGTCACCACCCTCCATACCTGGACGCCCGGCACGCGGGTCAATCTCGAAGCCGACCAGCTGGCGAAGTATGTGGAGCGGCTGCTCGCCTTCGGCGGGTCAAAAGGTCAAAGGGCCGGAGGGTCTAAGAAAGACCCCCTTAGACCCTTAGACTCCTCAACCCTTGACGGGGCGCAGCCATGA
- the ribD gene encoding bifunctional diaminohydroxyphosphoribosylaminopyrimidine deaminase/5-amino-6-(5-phosphoribosylamino)uracil reductase RibD: MRFMALALAQAARGLGRTAPNPPVGCVLVREGEVVGSGFHPAAGEPHAEVFALREAGEAARGATAYVTLEPCRHHGRTPPCMDALIAAGVRRVVVAALDPNPQVAGQGVAGLRAAGLEVVVGVRETGALRQQAGFRSLITRGRPWVVAKYAMTLDGKVAAPGEGGGAVSSGAARERVMAWRNELDAIAVGSGTVALDNPAMTTRGVPGGRDPRPVVFDRQARSDVQARLWRQGAVLVTTPDANASAHEAAGVTVLRAETLPDALTALGSLGVSSLLLEGGPTLLSAFLEDGLVDEVRAFIAPKLLGAGLSPLMAPARPMPAAQPLRDVTVEALGPDVLVTGLLSEIPRL, from the coding sequence ATGCGGTTCATGGCCCTGGCGCTGGCCCAGGCGGCCAGAGGTCTGGGCCGCACCGCCCCCAATCCGCCGGTGGGCTGTGTGCTGGTGCGGGAAGGTGAGGTGGTGGGCAGCGGCTTCCACCCGGCAGCAGGCGAGCCCCACGCCGAGGTGTTTGCTCTGCGCGAAGCGGGGGAGGCCGCGCGAGGGGCCACCGCGTATGTGACGCTGGAGCCGTGCCGCCACCACGGCCGCACCCCGCCCTGTATGGACGCCCTGATTGCCGCTGGGGTACGCCGCGTGGTGGTGGCTGCCCTGGACCCCAACCCGCAGGTGGCCGGGCAGGGCGTGGCCGGGCTGCGCGCCGCTGGCCTGGAGGTCGTGGTGGGCGTGCGGGAAACCGGGGCCCTGCGCCAGCAGGCGGGGTTCCGCTCGCTGATCACCCGGGGCCGCCCCTGGGTGGTTGCCAAATACGCCATGACCCTGGACGGCAAGGTGGCCGCGCCGGGCGAGGGGGGCGGCGCGGTCAGCAGCGGGGCTGCCCGTGAGCGTGTCATGGCCTGGCGCAACGAACTGGACGCCATTGCGGTGGGCAGCGGCACCGTGGCCCTGGATAACCCGGCCATGACCACACGGGGCGTGCCGGGAGGCCGCGACCCCCGCCCCGTGGTGTTTGACCGGCAAGCCAGATCGGACGTTCAGGCGCGGTTGTGGCGGCAAGGCGCTGTGCTGGTGACTACCCCGGACGCGAACGCCAGCGCCCATGAGGCCGCGGGCGTCACGGTGCTGCGGGCAGAGACACTGCCTGACGCGCTCACCGCTCTGGGCAGCCTGGGCGTCTCCAGCCTGCTGCTGGAAGGCGGCCCGACCCTGTTGTCGGCCTTTCTGGAGGACGGTCTGGTGGACGAGGTGCGCGCCTTCATCGCCCCCAAGCTGCTGGGTGCGGGCCTCTCGCCCCTGATGGCCCCAGCCCGGCCTATGCCCGCCGCCCAGCCGCTGCGCGACGTGACGGTGGAAGCGCTGGGCCCGGATGTGCTGGTCACGGGTCTGCTGAGCGAGATTCCCCGGCTGTAG
- a CDS encoding glutamate synthase subunit beta yields the protein MSKITGFLEQPRVKDQYAPVDARLKHYHEFLLPLAAGPARLQATRCMDCGIPFCTSGCPVNNIIPDFNNLVYQDDWRSAIDTLHSTNNFPEFTGRICPAPCEAACTLNISDDAVGIKSIELAIIERAWQEGWVQPQPPAVRTGKAVAVIGSGPAGLAAAQQLARAGHAVTVFEKNDRVGGLLRYGIPDFKLDKHHIDRRTAQMEAEGVTFRTGVLVGAWPDGSRVTNLSKQTVSPEALRADFDAVLLAGGAEQPRDLPVPGRELDGVHFAMEFLPQQNRVTAGDKLKKQLRAEGKHVIVIGGGDTGSDCVGTSNRHGAASVTQFEVMPQPPEHENKPLVWPYWPLKLRTSTSHEEGAVREFAIATKEFIGKGGKVTGVKTVRLEMRDGQLQEIEGSETVYRADLVLLAMGFVSPVGSVMEAFGVDRDARGNAHAGTDEAGGYVTNVPGVYAAGDMRRGQSLVVWAIREGRQAARAIDEALMGSSVLPR from the coding sequence ATGTCCAAAATCACCGGATTTCTAGAGCAGCCGCGCGTGAAAGACCAGTACGCGCCTGTTGACGCGCGCCTCAAGCACTACCACGAGTTTCTTTTGCCGCTGGCGGCGGGGCCTGCGCGCCTTCAGGCCACGCGCTGCATGGACTGCGGGATTCCGTTTTGCACGAGTGGCTGCCCGGTCAACAACATCATTCCCGACTTCAATAACCTCGTGTACCAGGACGACTGGCGCAGCGCCATTGACACCCTGCACTCCACAAACAATTTCCCCGAATTCACGGGCCGTATCTGCCCCGCGCCCTGCGAGGCCGCCTGCACCCTGAACATCAGTGACGACGCGGTGGGCATCAAGTCCATCGAACTGGCCATTATTGAGCGGGCGTGGCAGGAAGGCTGGGTGCAGCCGCAGCCGCCCGCCGTGAGGACCGGAAAGGCGGTGGCTGTCATTGGTTCTGGCCCCGCGGGGCTGGCTGCCGCGCAGCAGCTGGCGCGCGCCGGGCACGCGGTCACGGTGTTCGAGAAGAACGACCGCGTGGGCGGCCTGCTGCGCTACGGCATTCCGGACTTCAAGCTGGACAAGCACCACATTGACCGCCGCACCGCGCAGATGGAGGCCGAGGGTGTAACCTTCCGCACGGGCGTGCTGGTGGGCGCGTGGCCGGACGGCAGCCGCGTGACCAACCTCAGCAAGCAGACCGTGAGCCCCGAGGCGCTACGCGCCGACTTTGACGCCGTGCTGCTGGCGGGCGGCGCCGAGCAGCCGCGCGACCTGCCGGTGCCGGGGCGCGAGCTGGACGGCGTTCACTTTGCCATGGAGTTTCTACCGCAGCAAAACCGCGTCACCGCAGGCGACAAGCTGAAAAAGCAGCTGCGGGCCGAGGGCAAGCACGTCATCGTCATTGGTGGCGGCGACACCGGCAGCGACTGTGTGGGCACCAGCAACCGCCACGGCGCCGCTTCGGTCACCCAGTTTGAAGTGATGCCCCAGCCCCCTGAACACGAGAACAAGCCCCTGGTGTGGCCCTACTGGCCCCTCAAACTGCGCACCAGCACCAGCCACGAGGAAGGCGCCGTGCGCGAGTTCGCCATTGCCACCAAGGAATTTATCGGCAAGGGCGGCAAGGTCACAGGTGTCAAAACCGTGCGCCTGGAAATGCGTGACGGTCAGTTGCAAGAGATTGAGGGCAGCGAGACCGTGTACAGGGCCGACCTCGTGCTGCTGGCCATGGGCTTTGTCAGCCCTGTGGGCAGCGTCATGGAGGCCTTTGGGGTGGACAGGGACGCGCGTGGCAACGCCCACGCCGGCACCGATGAAGCTGGGGGGTACGTGACCAACGTGCCGGGCGTGTACGCCGCTGGCGACATGCGCCGGGGCCAGAGCCTGGTGGTGTGGGCCATCCGCGAGGGGCGGCAGGCCGCACGGGCCATTGACGAGGCCCTGATGGGGTCGAGCGTGCTGCCCCGGTAA